One region of Acidimicrobiales bacterium genomic DNA includes:
- a CDS encoding GTP-binding protein, with amino-acid sequence MAKKKFERSKPHLNVGTMGHIDHGKTTLTAAITKVLHEKNPDVA; translated from the coding sequence ATGGCCAAGAAGAAGTTCGAGCGTTCCAAGCCGCACCTGAATGTCGGCACCATGGGTCACATCGACCACGGCAAGACCACCCTCACCGCGGCCATCACCAAGGTCCTGCACGAGAAGAACCCCGATGTGGC